From Lolium perenne isolate Kyuss_39 chromosome 5, Kyuss_2.0, whole genome shotgun sequence, a single genomic window includes:
- the LOC127298296 gene encoding uncharacterized protein — MKPRLLRHEGGVSSAHAETQEKFDLFCTPKASIQSSLASNNSRYKALYLQRLTWTLKCLRYLLHQGLAFTGHDESEDSLNKGNFLELLNCLAGNFEEVNKVVLNNAPRNCRMIHHDIQHELIKCCARETTKLLIEELDGGNFAILADESSDLFNGADNYHSFHVDMFVSVIDRQLSELNGRFDEVNTELLTCMAAFSPVRSFAAYDQNKLLKLASQFYATDFAIDELARLPWQLDMYITHVRRDERFKNLKNIVELSVMLVKTNIHAQYFIVYKLLKLVLILPVPNANVERVFSSMNFVKNKLRNKMSDDYLNNCMVTFVERELFNQVKDEDVINLFQKGARKVIL, encoded by the coding sequence ATGAAACCGAGATTGCTAAGACATGAAGGTGGTGTTAGTAGTGCTCATGCTGAAACTCAAGAGAAATTTGATTTGTTCTGTACACCAAAAGCATCAATCCAATCGTCTCTTGCTTCAAACAACTCACGGTACAAGGCTTTGTATTTGCAGCGTTTGACATGGACACTCAAGTGTCTGAGGTATCTATTGCACCAAGGCTTGGCATTTACAGGACATGATGAAAGTGAAGATTCACTAAATAAAGGAAATTTCCTTGAGCTCTTAAATTGTCTTGCAGGAAATTTTGAAGAGGTTAACAAGGTGGTTCTCAACAATGCTCCACGGAATTGCAGGATGATCCACCATGATATACAACATGAGTTGATCAAATGTTGTGCTCGGGAGACTACTAAACTACTCATTGAAGAACTTGATGGTGGTAATTTTGCAATACTTGCAGATGAGTCTAGTGATCTTTTCAATGGTGCAGATAATTACCATAGcttccatgttgatatgtttgtgAGTGTCATTGATAGGCAACTTTCAGAACTAAATGGTAGATTTGATGAGGTAAACACAGAATTACTTACTTGCATGGCAGCATTCTCTCCAGTTCGCTCATTTGCTGCTTATGATCAAAATAAGTTGCTCAAGCTTGCTTcacagttttatgctactgatttTGCAATTGATGAATTGGCAAGACTTCCATGGCAACTAGACATGTATATTACTCATGTGCGCAGAGATGAAAGGTTTAAAAACTTGAAGAATATAGTTGAGCTTTCAGTTATGCTTGTGAAGACAAATATTCATGCACAATATTTTATTGTTTACAAGCTTCTGAAGTTGGTACTGATTTTGCCAGTACCTAATGCCAATGTTGAAAGGGTATTCTCCTCCATGAATTTTGTGAAGAATAAGCTAAGAAACAAAATGAGTGATGATTACTTAAACAATTGCATGGTTACATTTGTTGAGAGAGAACTATTCAATCAAGTGAAGGATGAAGATGTCATCAATCTCTTCCAAAAGGGCGCCCGCAAAGTTATATTGTAA